The following is a genomic window from Tissierellales bacterium.
GACAAAGAAAAACTTCATAACCTCACTCCTTAAAAATACTAGTATTATAATATATTTTAAAAGATTGTGGTATATGCAAAATATTATATTAAGCATTGGAATTATTTATATCAAATGATATAGTATAATTAAAGAAATAATCTAAGGAGGCAATGGAGATGGGAGTAAAAATATTAACAGACAGTGCATGCGATTTAACTGATGAAATTATTGAAGAATACGATATAGACGTACTAGCAATTCCGGTAAATGAAGGAGAAAAAGAATACTTAGATAAGGTTACAATTAACCCTAAAAAGATGTATGATGATATGAGAAATGGGAAAGTTTATAAAACAGCACAAATTCCACTATACACTTTCCAAGAAAAGTTTGCGCAAATTGCAAAAAACAAAAAAAGTACAGTTTATATTGCATTCTCTTCAGGATTATCAGGGACTTACCAAACTGCAGTTTTAGCAAAGAATTCTCTAATAGAAGAATATCCGAATTTAGAATCAGATTTAAATATAGTAGATTCTAGGTCTGCTTCTGTAGGTTTTGGGTTATTAGTTTATAAAGCTGCACAAATGGCTAAGGAAGGTAGAAATAAAGAAGAAATACTTAAAGTTCTTGATTTTTATGTTGATCATATTGAACATATATTTACAGTAGATAACCTTGAGTATTTATTTAGAGGTGGTAGAGTTAGTAGGGCACAAGCTGTTGTGGGAGGACTTTTACATATTAAGCCAATACTAGATATACCTGAAGATGGAACCTTAAGACCAATTGAAAAAGTTAGGGGCAGAAAAAAAGTACTTAAAAGAATGATTGACATAATGGAAGAAAGAGGTGGGAATGCTGACCTTAAAAACCAAACTATTGGTATAAATCACGGTGACGATATTGAAGGAGCTATGGAACTAAAAGAAATGATTGAAGAAAAATATGGTTGTACTGATTTTGTTGTAAATATTATAGGTTGTGCCATTGGTGCCCATTCGGGTCCAGGAACATTATCCGTATTCTTTTTAAATGAAAAACCAGACATTGACTAACAGCAGATTATACTTATTATGAAACTGGTGCACTATTATGCACCAGTTTTTATATGATTATAAATTAATTAATTACACAAAAATAAAAAAAGCACTGGACAAAAGTAAAATAACATAGTATAATATATTATGTTATAAAGATTTGCACCTTTAGCTCAGCTGGCAGAGCAACTGACTCTTAATCAGTAGGCCCAGGGTTCGAGCCCCTGAAGGTGCACCAAGGAAAAGCCTTGCAATTGTAATGATTGCAAGGTTTTTTGATTTTTAAGAGCTAAGTTTCTAATATTGTTTTAAAAAAGATTGACAAAAGAAAATTAAATGCATACTATATGAGTATAAGTGAATATAATCATGTAGAAGTAAGTGGAGTAGTGAAGAAAAAGATTTACAAATGCTAAAGTATTCAGCTTTTATAAAAAGATGTACTATGTATACTATAAATTTGATTAAAGTACTTTTACTAGTGAATAATAAACCATAAATTGTGAAGATTTTGTAATTTTAGGTGGTTTTGTCGGGTTTATTATTATGTATATTTTTAACAAAAAAATTGGAAGGAGTGATTTAATGTCTGAAAGATGGGAATATAAGGTGCTTACAGTTGACCATTTTCTTAGTGTAGATAGTGACTTGACAATAGAAGAAAAATTAAATAGATATGGTGAGAATAGATGGGAACTAATAGGATTTTTTCAAAGAT
Proteins encoded in this region:
- a CDS encoding DegV family protein; its protein translation is MGVKILTDSACDLTDEIIEEYDIDVLAIPVNEGEKEYLDKVTINPKKMYDDMRNGKVYKTAQIPLYTFQEKFAQIAKNKKSTVYIAFSSGLSGTYQTAVLAKNSLIEEYPNLESDLNIVDSRSASVGFGLLVYKAAQMAKEGRNKEEILKVLDFYVDHIEHIFTVDNLEYLFRGGRVSRAQAVVGGLLHIKPILDIPEDGTLRPIEKVRGRKKVLKRMIDIMEERGGNADLKNQTIGINHGDDIEGAMELKEMIEEKYGCTDFVVNIIGCAIGAHSGPGTLSVFFLNEKPDID
- a CDS encoding DUF4177 domain-containing protein, giving the protein MSERWEYKVLTVDHFLSVDSDLTIEEKLNRYGENRWELIGFFQRSYTSLGYPPKLDNDSIVFKRQVTEE